CTGGTAGTTCATTTTTATTTACCTGTAAACGTTCATTATACTGTTTTAAAAAAGCATTCGCCATCAACCGGTAGCCTTCCATTGTAGGATGCACATCCGAGGAATTCGGTAATAATTCTTTTTCATGGCCCTTGAAGGCCTCTTCCACATCTACAAAAGTTGCTCCATTTGCATTGGCTTCGGTCTTTAAAATAGTATTCATTGTATTTAACTCTTTCTTGATGCCTTCCTTTTGTGCATCATGTACATGCGGATAGGCAAAATAATAGCCCATTACAACTATTTTTGCTTTCGGTGTAATTGCTTGAACTTCTTGAATAATATCATCAATATTTTTGCGCACATTGTTTAGCGCATAATCTACTTGAACTTGCTTGTATGCAACTGTCCCCTTTGAAGGATTTACTTGAACAAGTCTAAGCAAATCATTCGCTCCTGCTGATATCGTGACAACTGTTGCATTTTTTAGTAATTCTTTTGCTTCTTTCGTACGAACAGTTTTTAACACGTCTGCGGTCGTATAACCCGGAAATGCAAGTGCTTTCGAGAAATAGGCAAGCTGATGGGACCGCGTCAACTCTTGTGCTATTAAATCTGTATATCCTGCATCAATTGCTCTATTTGGTGTTTGACCTGCGGCTATAGAATCCCCTAAAGCAATATAAACTTCTCCCCCTTTTGCTTCCGTAATAATGGAGCTAAATGGGAGGAAAAGTAATACAATTAAAGCTATGCATTTTTTCATTAGAATCTACTCCTTAAAAAGCCCAAGTACCTTTTCGGAAAATTTGTTCTACCTTTCCATCTTCTAACTCTCCTAGTATATCCATATCTGCGCTACCAATCATAAAATCTTCATGCACGATGGAAGTATTAAGTCCAAGGTTTTCAAGCTCGTCTTTTGTTAAACCACGGGCACCCTCCACACATGTAGGATAAGCTTCCCCAATAGCAAAATGATTCGAAGCATTTTCGTCAAAAAGGGTATTGAAAAATAAAACGTTAGATGCGGAAATTGGTGATTCATGAGGAACTAATGCGATTTCCCCTAAATATTTTGCACCTTCGTCTGTTTGTTTTAATTCTTGCAATAGCTCTTCTCCAGAATCCGCTTGAACTTTTGTAATGGCTCCATTTTCAAATGTTAACGTGAAACCATCAATAATATTTCCTTGATACACTAATGGCTTCGTATTACGCACATAGCCATTTACACCCGTTTTAAGCGGTGCTGTATATACTTCTTCTGTTGGCATGTTTGCAATAAAAGGAACGTTCTGTCCATTTTTACTAGCACCAGAAAGCCAAATATGTCCTTTTGGCAGTTCTACTTGAATATCTGTACCATGTGCTTTATAGTGTAATTTTTTAAATCGTTTTGCGTTCAACAAAGCTGCGCGGCTTTCTAAATGGTCTATATGTTCTTTCCATTTTTGAACTGCTGTTCCTTCACCTATTCGCACTACTTGGAAAATAA
The nucleotide sequence above comes from Psychrobacillus glaciei. Encoded proteins:
- a CDS encoding SGNH/GDSL hydrolase family protein yields the protein MKKCIALIVLLFLPFSSIITEAKGGEVYIALGDSIAAGQTPNRAIDAGYTDLIAQELTRSHQLAYFSKALAFPGYTTADVLKTVRTKEAKELLKNATVVTISAGANDLLRLVQVNPSKGTVAYKQVQVDYALNNVRKNIDDIIQEVQAITPKAKIVVMGYYFAYPHVHDAQKEGIKKELNTMNTILKTEANANGATFVDVEEAFKGHEKELLPNSSDVHPTMEGYRLMANAFLKQYNERLQVNKNELPAPNPLTFEQILEKQKESVKKPVSRIQGFDQYLSLTKLKPYI
- a CDS encoding aminopeptidase, which codes for MNFQQKLEEYAELIVKVGLNIQKDQPLLINTTTDTIEFTRLVVKKAYEAGAKRVDVNYTDEVNARAFYDLAPEQAFHEFPKWAAMQRDELIENKGALLWIDADNPDLLEGVSIDRITNFHKASGKALENYRKAVMNDVITWSIVAMPSPKWAAKVFPHLEEEYQMQALWDLIFQVVRIGEGTAVQKWKEHIDHLESRAALLNAKRFKKLHYKAHGTDIQVELPKGHIWLSGASKNGQNVPFIANMPTEEVYTAPLKTGVNGYVRNTKPLVYQGNIIDGFTLTFENGAITKVQADSGEELLQELKQTDEGAKYLGEIALVPHESPISASNVLFFNTLFDENASNHFAIGEAYPTCVEGARGLTKDELENLGLNTSIVHEDFMIGSADMDILGELEDGKVEQIFRKGTWAF